The following proteins come from a genomic window of Maylandia zebra isolate NMK-2024a linkage group LG22, Mzebra_GT3a, whole genome shotgun sequence:
- the si:ch211-13c6.2 gene encoding uncharacterized protein si:ch211-13c6.2 isoform X2, with translation MMDNFETPYEEEDIAFIECEICEKSLRGDTLYKIHLTTPGHIKKESGLVTSACGFPGRSVRRHVPEFKDIIEYLDYLNLDEPIIGLNFLEEGPPSDRQIGPKYLCKLCNQSAVLAEMVCHVIGRKHRQKYVELKRPDLVTWDRPSVQTLGGKIMRAKAEIIERQDGRGTPKSLFKKGNESRSNSSRASQRPRQNREQTNPQDLPPLLPELKDYHRRKHASSYPNASAFPPNDPNMNVDRRSQRENRLSNERTRDEPRRSDFREGHAYREGYMDSDYRHQYEEGYGGDSQRCLALEQGDAPKYDFREELPGGLGQSDYYPEGVPPYRRAYPERESVQDFHSEDVRGGNGRSEYSPSQAMYPEVDKLRWSLEREADRHDGMNKAGRQGSSEPEARRRNFSASMEGDRSRDNLFNIIQDYRHEMREVHQDEGVDRRAGGPASQRHMDVGRAISNIPEPFRRFLKGGAEDDVHGKRKRKSRFSDATPEEVEGTREMYGDNYGSPIPKFGGDPRPGSAPMSGGQFSDIYREPQGPHHPEMNQRGGSESEGVFDMLSNIEIENAEEADFLKSKLCNLLKEFKTKKMEKAVNSHGREGIPRNYSNMELDPRQPPFERTMRDDSHHRQPEDLDFRDWRQREHLPEERHNVYPPPAHEESRYSKRGRFEEESGTPHTNRLDEPPFYPERFPESLPSRDYQPPVGEFFDSHSSAPPLHMDQESRMPRGPRYSNNLDKITSALLELVARK, from the exons CATGTGGCTTCCCAGGACGGTCTGTCAGAAGACACGTACCGGAGTTTAAGGATATTATAGAGTACCTGGATTACCTGAATCTGGATGAGCCTATCATTG GTTTGAACTTTTTGGAAGAGGGGCCTCCTAGTGACCGACAAATAGGCCCCAAATACTTATGTAAGCTCTGTAATCAGTCAGCCGTCCTTGCAGAAATGGTCTGTCATGTGATTGGACGCAAACACAGGCAGAAATATGTG GAATTGAAGCGGCCTGACTTGGTGACCTGGGATAGACCCTCTGTACAAACCCTCGGGGGGAAGATTATGCGCGCCAAAGCAGAAATAATAGAGAGACAGGATGGGAGAGGGACTCCAAAG tcatTGTTCAAAAAGGGGAACGAGAGTAGATCAAACAGCTCAAGAG CTTCCCAAAGGCCGAGGCAAAACAGGGAGCAGACGAACCCACAAGATTTGCCACCACTCCTACCCGAACTCAAGGACTATCACCGAAGGAAGCATGCCTCAAGTTACCCAAACGCATCTGCATTTCCTCCGAATGACCCTAACATGAACGTAGACAGGCGCAGCCAGCGGGAGAACAGGCTTAGCAATGAGCGCACCAGAGATGAACCGCGAAGGTCGGATTTTAGGGAAGGCCATGCGTACAGAGAAGGCTACATGGACTCTGATTATCGTCATCAGTATGAAGAGGGATATGGTGGCGATTCACAAAGATGTTTGGCACTTGAGCAAGGTGATGCTCCCAAGTATGATTTTAGGGAGGAGCTGCCTGGTGGCCTCGGTCAGTCTGACTATTACCCTGAGGGGGTGCCTCCTTATAGAAGAGCCTATCCAGAAAGAGAGTCTGTTCAGGATTTCCACTCTGAGGATGTCAGGGGTGGGAACGGTCGTTCTGAGTATTCACCCTCCCAGGCCATGTACCCTGAAGTTGATAAACTGCGGTGGTCCCTGGAGAGGGAAGCTGATAGGCACGACGGTATGAACAAAGCAGGTAGACAGGGATCAAGTGAACCAGAAGCCAGGAGGAGGAACTTCTCTGCATCTATGGAGGGGGACCGATCACGTGACAATTTGTTCAATATAATTCAAGATTATCGTCATGAGATGAGAGAGGTACATCAGGATGAGGGAGTTGATAGGAGAGCAGGAGGCCCAGCCTCACAGAGACACATGGATGTTGGCAGAGCCATTTCTAACATCCCAGAGCCATTCAGGCGGTTCCTGAAAGGAGGCGCCGAAGATGATGTTCACggtaaaaggaaaagaaagagccGCTTCTCTGATGCTACTCCAGAGGAAGTGGAAGGGACAAGGGAGAT GTATGGGGATAATTATGGATCTCCAATTCCAAAGTTTGGAGGTGACCCAAGGCCAGGTAGTGCACCAATGAGTGGAGGACAATTTTCAGACATCTACAGAGAACCACAG GGTCCACATCATCCTGAAATGAACCAAAGAGGAGGCTCTGAGTCGGAGGGCGTCTTTGATATGCTG AGCAACATTGAAATTGAGAATGCTGAAGAGGCTGACTTCTTGAAAAGTAAACTTTGCAACCTGCTTAAAgaattcaaaacaaaaaagatggaGAAAGCTGTG AACAGCCACGGTCGAGAAGGGATCCCCAGAAACTACAGCAACATGGAGCTGGACCCTCGACAGCCGCCGTTCGAAAGGACCATGAGAGATGATTCGCACCACAGACAGCCAGAAGACCTCGACTTCAGAGACTGGAGGCAGCGTGAGCATCTTCCAGAGGAGCGGCACAATGTTTATCCCCCCCCTGCACACGAAGAGTCCAGATACTCAAAAAGAGGCCGCTTTGAAG aggAATCTGGAACTCCTCATACAAACCGCTTAGATGAGCCGCCCTTTTATCCTGAAAGGTTTCCAGAATCCCTGCCCTCTCGTGACTACCAGCCTCCTGTTGGAGAGTTTTTCGACTCTCACTCTTCTGCACCTCCCCTCCACATGGATCAAGAATCCAGGATGCCCAGAGGACCCCGGTACTCTAACAACCTGGACAAAATCACTTCCGCCCTCCTGGAACTTGTGGCAAGGAAATAA
- the si:ch211-13c6.2 gene encoding uncharacterized protein si:ch211-13c6.2 isoform X3 — protein MMDNFETPYEEEDIAFIECEICEKSLRGDTLYKIHLTTPGHIKKESGLVTSGRSVRRHVPEFKDIIEYLDYLNLDEPIIGLNFLEEGPPSDRQIGPKYLCKLCNQSAVLAEMVCHVIGRKHRQKYVELKRPDLVTWDRPSVQTLGGKIMRAKAEIIERQDGRGTPKSLFKKGNESRSNSSRASQRPRQNREQTNPQDLPPLLPELKDYHRRKHASSYPNASAFPPNDPNMNVDRRSQRENRLSNERTRDEPRRSDFREGHAYREGYMDSDYRHQYEEGYGGDSQRCLALEQGDAPKYDFREELPGGLGQSDYYPEGVPPYRRAYPERESVQDFHSEDVRGGNGRSEYSPSQAMYPEVDKLRWSLEREADRHDGMNKAGRQGSSEPEARRRNFSASMEGDRSRDNLFNIIQDYRHEMREVHQDEGVDRRAGGPASQRHMDVGRAISNIPEPFRRFLKGGAEDDVHGKRKRKSRFSDATPEEVEGTREMYGDNYGSPIPKFGGDPRPGSAPMSGGQFSDIYREPQGPHHPEMNQRGGSESEGVFDMLSNIEIENAEEADFLKSKLCNLLKEFKTKKMEKAVQNSHGREGIPRNYSNMELDPRQPPFERTMRDDSHHRQPEDLDFRDWRQREHLPEERHNVYPPPAHEESRYSKRGRFEEESGTPHTNRLDEPPFYPERFPESLPSRDYQPPVGEFFDSHSSAPPLHMDQESRMPRGPRYSNNLDKITSALLELVARK, from the exons GACGGTCTGTCAGAAGACACGTACCGGAGTTTAAGGATATTATAGAGTACCTGGATTACCTGAATCTGGATGAGCCTATCATTG GTTTGAACTTTTTGGAAGAGGGGCCTCCTAGTGACCGACAAATAGGCCCCAAATACTTATGTAAGCTCTGTAATCAGTCAGCCGTCCTTGCAGAAATGGTCTGTCATGTGATTGGACGCAAACACAGGCAGAAATATGTG GAATTGAAGCGGCCTGACTTGGTGACCTGGGATAGACCCTCTGTACAAACCCTCGGGGGGAAGATTATGCGCGCCAAAGCAGAAATAATAGAGAGACAGGATGGGAGAGGGACTCCAAAG tcatTGTTCAAAAAGGGGAACGAGAGTAGATCAAACAGCTCAAGAG CTTCCCAAAGGCCGAGGCAAAACAGGGAGCAGACGAACCCACAAGATTTGCCACCACTCCTACCCGAACTCAAGGACTATCACCGAAGGAAGCATGCCTCAAGTTACCCAAACGCATCTGCATTTCCTCCGAATGACCCTAACATGAACGTAGACAGGCGCAGCCAGCGGGAGAACAGGCTTAGCAATGAGCGCACCAGAGATGAACCGCGAAGGTCGGATTTTAGGGAAGGCCATGCGTACAGAGAAGGCTACATGGACTCTGATTATCGTCATCAGTATGAAGAGGGATATGGTGGCGATTCACAAAGATGTTTGGCACTTGAGCAAGGTGATGCTCCCAAGTATGATTTTAGGGAGGAGCTGCCTGGTGGCCTCGGTCAGTCTGACTATTACCCTGAGGGGGTGCCTCCTTATAGAAGAGCCTATCCAGAAAGAGAGTCTGTTCAGGATTTCCACTCTGAGGATGTCAGGGGTGGGAACGGTCGTTCTGAGTATTCACCCTCCCAGGCCATGTACCCTGAAGTTGATAAACTGCGGTGGTCCCTGGAGAGGGAAGCTGATAGGCACGACGGTATGAACAAAGCAGGTAGACAGGGATCAAGTGAACCAGAAGCCAGGAGGAGGAACTTCTCTGCATCTATGGAGGGGGACCGATCACGTGACAATTTGTTCAATATAATTCAAGATTATCGTCATGAGATGAGAGAGGTACATCAGGATGAGGGAGTTGATAGGAGAGCAGGAGGCCCAGCCTCACAGAGACACATGGATGTTGGCAGAGCCATTTCTAACATCCCAGAGCCATTCAGGCGGTTCCTGAAAGGAGGCGCCGAAGATGATGTTCACggtaaaaggaaaagaaagagccGCTTCTCTGATGCTACTCCAGAGGAAGTGGAAGGGACAAGGGAGAT GTATGGGGATAATTATGGATCTCCAATTCCAAAGTTTGGAGGTGACCCAAGGCCAGGTAGTGCACCAATGAGTGGAGGACAATTTTCAGACATCTACAGAGAACCACAG GGTCCACATCATCCTGAAATGAACCAAAGAGGAGGCTCTGAGTCGGAGGGCGTCTTTGATATGCTG AGCAACATTGAAATTGAGAATGCTGAAGAGGCTGACTTCTTGAAAAGTAAACTTTGCAACCTGCTTAAAgaattcaaaacaaaaaagatggaGAAAGCTGTG CAGAACAGCCACGGTCGAGAAGGGATCCCCAGAAACTACAGCAACATGGAGCTGGACCCTCGACAGCCGCCGTTCGAAAGGACCATGAGAGATGATTCGCACCACAGACAGCCAGAAGACCTCGACTTCAGAGACTGGAGGCAGCGTGAGCATCTTCCAGAGGAGCGGCACAATGTTTATCCCCCCCCTGCACACGAAGAGTCCAGATACTCAAAAAGAGGCCGCTTTGAAG aggAATCTGGAACTCCTCATACAAACCGCTTAGATGAGCCGCCCTTTTATCCTGAAAGGTTTCCAGAATCCCTGCCCTCTCGTGACTACCAGCCTCCTGTTGGAGAGTTTTTCGACTCTCACTCTTCTGCACCTCCCCTCCACATGGATCAAGAATCCAGGATGCCCAGAGGACCCCGGTACTCTAACAACCTGGACAAAATCACTTCCGCCCTCCTGGAACTTGTGGCAAGGAAATAA
- the si:ch211-13c6.2 gene encoding uncharacterized protein si:ch211-13c6.2 isoform X4, whose protein sequence is MVCHVIGRKHRQKYVELKRPDLVTWDRPSVQTLGGKIMRAKAEIIERQDGRGTPKSLFKKGNESRSNSSRASQRPRQNREQTNPQDLPPLLPELKDYHRRKHASSYPNASAFPPNDPNMNVDRRSQRENRLSNERTRDEPRRSDFREGHAYREGYMDSDYRHQYEEGYGGDSQRCLALEQGDAPKYDFREELPGGLGQSDYYPEGVPPYRRAYPERESVQDFHSEDVRGGNGRSEYSPSQAMYPEVDKLRWSLEREADRHDGMNKAGRQGSSEPEARRRNFSASMEGDRSRDNLFNIIQDYRHEMREVHQDEGVDRRAGGPASQRHMDVGRAISNIPEPFRRFLKGGAEDDVHGKRKRKSRFSDATPEEVEGTREMYGDNYGSPIPKFGGDPRPGSAPMSGGQFSDIYREPQGPHHPEMNQRGGSESEGVFDMLSNIEIENAEEADFLKSKLCNLLKEFKTKKMEKAVQNSHGREGIPRNYSNMELDPRQPPFERTMRDDSHHRQPEDLDFRDWRQREHLPEERHNVYPPPAHEESRYSKRGRFEEESGTPHTNRLDEPPFYPERFPESLPSRDYQPPVGEFFDSHSSAPPLHMDQESRMPRGPRYSNNLDKITSALLELVARK, encoded by the exons ATGGTCTGTCATGTGATTGGACGCAAACACAGGCAGAAATATGTG GAATTGAAGCGGCCTGACTTGGTGACCTGGGATAGACCCTCTGTACAAACCCTCGGGGGGAAGATTATGCGCGCCAAAGCAGAAATAATAGAGAGACAGGATGGGAGAGGGACTCCAAAG tcatTGTTCAAAAAGGGGAACGAGAGTAGATCAAACAGCTCAAGAG CTTCCCAAAGGCCGAGGCAAAACAGGGAGCAGACGAACCCACAAGATTTGCCACCACTCCTACCCGAACTCAAGGACTATCACCGAAGGAAGCATGCCTCAAGTTACCCAAACGCATCTGCATTTCCTCCGAATGACCCTAACATGAACGTAGACAGGCGCAGCCAGCGGGAGAACAGGCTTAGCAATGAGCGCACCAGAGATGAACCGCGAAGGTCGGATTTTAGGGAAGGCCATGCGTACAGAGAAGGCTACATGGACTCTGATTATCGTCATCAGTATGAAGAGGGATATGGTGGCGATTCACAAAGATGTTTGGCACTTGAGCAAGGTGATGCTCCCAAGTATGATTTTAGGGAGGAGCTGCCTGGTGGCCTCGGTCAGTCTGACTATTACCCTGAGGGGGTGCCTCCTTATAGAAGAGCCTATCCAGAAAGAGAGTCTGTTCAGGATTTCCACTCTGAGGATGTCAGGGGTGGGAACGGTCGTTCTGAGTATTCACCCTCCCAGGCCATGTACCCTGAAGTTGATAAACTGCGGTGGTCCCTGGAGAGGGAAGCTGATAGGCACGACGGTATGAACAAAGCAGGTAGACAGGGATCAAGTGAACCAGAAGCCAGGAGGAGGAACTTCTCTGCATCTATGGAGGGGGACCGATCACGTGACAATTTGTTCAATATAATTCAAGATTATCGTCATGAGATGAGAGAGGTACATCAGGATGAGGGAGTTGATAGGAGAGCAGGAGGCCCAGCCTCACAGAGACACATGGATGTTGGCAGAGCCATTTCTAACATCCCAGAGCCATTCAGGCGGTTCCTGAAAGGAGGCGCCGAAGATGATGTTCACggtaaaaggaaaagaaagagccGCTTCTCTGATGCTACTCCAGAGGAAGTGGAAGGGACAAGGGAGAT GTATGGGGATAATTATGGATCTCCAATTCCAAAGTTTGGAGGTGACCCAAGGCCAGGTAGTGCACCAATGAGTGGAGGACAATTTTCAGACATCTACAGAGAACCACAG GGTCCACATCATCCTGAAATGAACCAAAGAGGAGGCTCTGAGTCGGAGGGCGTCTTTGATATGCTG AGCAACATTGAAATTGAGAATGCTGAAGAGGCTGACTTCTTGAAAAGTAAACTTTGCAACCTGCTTAAAgaattcaaaacaaaaaagatggaGAAAGCTGTG CAGAACAGCCACGGTCGAGAAGGGATCCCCAGAAACTACAGCAACATGGAGCTGGACCCTCGACAGCCGCCGTTCGAAAGGACCATGAGAGATGATTCGCACCACAGACAGCCAGAAGACCTCGACTTCAGAGACTGGAGGCAGCGTGAGCATCTTCCAGAGGAGCGGCACAATGTTTATCCCCCCCCTGCACACGAAGAGTCCAGATACTCAAAAAGAGGCCGCTTTGAAG aggAATCTGGAACTCCTCATACAAACCGCTTAGATGAGCCGCCCTTTTATCCTGAAAGGTTTCCAGAATCCCTGCCCTCTCGTGACTACCAGCCTCCTGTTGGAGAGTTTTTCGACTCTCACTCTTCTGCACCTCCCCTCCACATGGATCAAGAATCCAGGATGCCCAGAGGACCCCGGTACTCTAACAACCTGGACAAAATCACTTCCGCCCTCCTGGAACTTGTGGCAAGGAAATAA
- the si:ch211-13c6.2 gene encoding uncharacterized protein si:ch211-13c6.2 isoform X1, translated as MMDNFETPYEEEDIAFIECEICEKSLRGDTLYKIHLTTPGHIKKESGLVTSACGFPGRSVRRHVPEFKDIIEYLDYLNLDEPIIGLNFLEEGPPSDRQIGPKYLCKLCNQSAVLAEMVCHVIGRKHRQKYVELKRPDLVTWDRPSVQTLGGKIMRAKAEIIERQDGRGTPKSLFKKGNESRSNSSRASQRPRQNREQTNPQDLPPLLPELKDYHRRKHASSYPNASAFPPNDPNMNVDRRSQRENRLSNERTRDEPRRSDFREGHAYREGYMDSDYRHQYEEGYGGDSQRCLALEQGDAPKYDFREELPGGLGQSDYYPEGVPPYRRAYPERESVQDFHSEDVRGGNGRSEYSPSQAMYPEVDKLRWSLEREADRHDGMNKAGRQGSSEPEARRRNFSASMEGDRSRDNLFNIIQDYRHEMREVHQDEGVDRRAGGPASQRHMDVGRAISNIPEPFRRFLKGGAEDDVHGKRKRKSRFSDATPEEVEGTREMYGDNYGSPIPKFGGDPRPGSAPMSGGQFSDIYREPQGPHHPEMNQRGGSESEGVFDMLSNIEIENAEEADFLKSKLCNLLKEFKTKKMEKAVQNSHGREGIPRNYSNMELDPRQPPFERTMRDDSHHRQPEDLDFRDWRQREHLPEERHNVYPPPAHEESRYSKRGRFEEESGTPHTNRLDEPPFYPERFPESLPSRDYQPPVGEFFDSHSSAPPLHMDQESRMPRGPRYSNNLDKITSALLELVARK; from the exons CATGTGGCTTCCCAGGACGGTCTGTCAGAAGACACGTACCGGAGTTTAAGGATATTATAGAGTACCTGGATTACCTGAATCTGGATGAGCCTATCATTG GTTTGAACTTTTTGGAAGAGGGGCCTCCTAGTGACCGACAAATAGGCCCCAAATACTTATGTAAGCTCTGTAATCAGTCAGCCGTCCTTGCAGAAATGGTCTGTCATGTGATTGGACGCAAACACAGGCAGAAATATGTG GAATTGAAGCGGCCTGACTTGGTGACCTGGGATAGACCCTCTGTACAAACCCTCGGGGGGAAGATTATGCGCGCCAAAGCAGAAATAATAGAGAGACAGGATGGGAGAGGGACTCCAAAG tcatTGTTCAAAAAGGGGAACGAGAGTAGATCAAACAGCTCAAGAG CTTCCCAAAGGCCGAGGCAAAACAGGGAGCAGACGAACCCACAAGATTTGCCACCACTCCTACCCGAACTCAAGGACTATCACCGAAGGAAGCATGCCTCAAGTTACCCAAACGCATCTGCATTTCCTCCGAATGACCCTAACATGAACGTAGACAGGCGCAGCCAGCGGGAGAACAGGCTTAGCAATGAGCGCACCAGAGATGAACCGCGAAGGTCGGATTTTAGGGAAGGCCATGCGTACAGAGAAGGCTACATGGACTCTGATTATCGTCATCAGTATGAAGAGGGATATGGTGGCGATTCACAAAGATGTTTGGCACTTGAGCAAGGTGATGCTCCCAAGTATGATTTTAGGGAGGAGCTGCCTGGTGGCCTCGGTCAGTCTGACTATTACCCTGAGGGGGTGCCTCCTTATAGAAGAGCCTATCCAGAAAGAGAGTCTGTTCAGGATTTCCACTCTGAGGATGTCAGGGGTGGGAACGGTCGTTCTGAGTATTCACCCTCCCAGGCCATGTACCCTGAAGTTGATAAACTGCGGTGGTCCCTGGAGAGGGAAGCTGATAGGCACGACGGTATGAACAAAGCAGGTAGACAGGGATCAAGTGAACCAGAAGCCAGGAGGAGGAACTTCTCTGCATCTATGGAGGGGGACCGATCACGTGACAATTTGTTCAATATAATTCAAGATTATCGTCATGAGATGAGAGAGGTACATCAGGATGAGGGAGTTGATAGGAGAGCAGGAGGCCCAGCCTCACAGAGACACATGGATGTTGGCAGAGCCATTTCTAACATCCCAGAGCCATTCAGGCGGTTCCTGAAAGGAGGCGCCGAAGATGATGTTCACggtaaaaggaaaagaaagagccGCTTCTCTGATGCTACTCCAGAGGAAGTGGAAGGGACAAGGGAGAT GTATGGGGATAATTATGGATCTCCAATTCCAAAGTTTGGAGGTGACCCAAGGCCAGGTAGTGCACCAATGAGTGGAGGACAATTTTCAGACATCTACAGAGAACCACAG GGTCCACATCATCCTGAAATGAACCAAAGAGGAGGCTCTGAGTCGGAGGGCGTCTTTGATATGCTG AGCAACATTGAAATTGAGAATGCTGAAGAGGCTGACTTCTTGAAAAGTAAACTTTGCAACCTGCTTAAAgaattcaaaacaaaaaagatggaGAAAGCTGTG CAGAACAGCCACGGTCGAGAAGGGATCCCCAGAAACTACAGCAACATGGAGCTGGACCCTCGACAGCCGCCGTTCGAAAGGACCATGAGAGATGATTCGCACCACAGACAGCCAGAAGACCTCGACTTCAGAGACTGGAGGCAGCGTGAGCATCTTCCAGAGGAGCGGCACAATGTTTATCCCCCCCCTGCACACGAAGAGTCCAGATACTCAAAAAGAGGCCGCTTTGAAG aggAATCTGGAACTCCTCATACAAACCGCTTAGATGAGCCGCCCTTTTATCCTGAAAGGTTTCCAGAATCCCTGCCCTCTCGTGACTACCAGCCTCCTGTTGGAGAGTTTTTCGACTCTCACTCTTCTGCACCTCCCCTCCACATGGATCAAGAATCCAGGATGCCCAGAGGACCCCGGTACTCTAACAACCTGGACAAAATCACTTCCGCCCTCCTGGAACTTGTGGCAAGGAAATAA